The Metabacillus sp. B2-18 genome has a window encoding:
- a CDS encoding AraC family transcriptional regulator N-terminal domain-containing protein: MISRILRKLIERYTWQDGVHQTSISSLFLIRESIITEPISRVNEPSFCIIVQGEKEVWLGEEYFRYGPWDYIVASIDLPVTGQVIKASADSPYLALKLEISPSEILEVLDTIDIHSGRSKNPKRAMFISEVVPSLLDAVIRLAWLLDNPKHIPILAPLFKKEILYWVLQGPHGEALEQIALEGSNAIRIRNVIEHLLNNYEKSLRIEELADIGNMSVASFHRHFKEVTAMSPIQFQKQLRLQEARRLLLAESSDIADVAFRVGYESQSQFSREYSRMFGFSPRADINRLRESHKT; encoded by the coding sequence TTGATAAGCAGAATACTACGAAAACTTATTGAGCGTTACACATGGCAGGATGGTGTTCATCAAACCTCTATTTCATCTTTATTTCTCATCCGTGAATCTATTATTACCGAACCCATCTCTAGGGTTAATGAGCCCTCTTTTTGCATTATCGTACAAGGAGAAAAAGAGGTATGGTTAGGAGAGGAATATTTTAGGTATGGTCCTTGGGATTACATTGTGGCATCCATTGACTTGCCAGTTACAGGGCAAGTTATCAAAGCCTCAGCTGACTCTCCTTATTTAGCTCTAAAACTTGAGATTAGCCCTAGCGAAATCCTAGAAGTATTAGATACTATAGATATTCATTCAGGTAGGAGTAAAAATCCGAAACGAGCAATGTTTATAAGCGAAGTAGTGCCATCTTTGTTGGATGCAGTCATCAGATTAGCTTGGTTACTAGATAATCCAAAACACATCCCGATTCTTGCTCCATTATTTAAGAAAGAAATTCTTTATTGGGTTTTACAAGGTCCGCACGGGGAAGCACTGGAACAAATTGCGTTAGAAGGCAGCAATGCCATCCGAATTAGAAACGTTATAGAACATCTCCTAAATAACTATGAAAAGTCCTTAAGAATAGAGGAACTAGCGGATATAGGAAATATGAGTGTCGCTTCGTTTCATCGGCATTTTAAAGAGGTAACTGCTATGAGTCCAATTCAGTTTCAAAAACAATTGAGATTGCAGGAAGCTAGACGTTTATTATTAGCTGAGTCATCAGATATAGCTGATGTCGCATTCAGGGTGGGCTACGAAAGTCAATCGCAATTCAGTCGAGAATATTCCCGCATGTTCGGTTTTTCACCTAGAGCGGATATAAACCGACTGAGAGAGAGCCACAAGACATAA
- a CDS encoding tetratricopeptide repeat protein, with translation MNEKPPYFGKKLSGGAYNSSGLIYQDISAIICFFEYINRGNTVKSLSIETINDFVIHQENTFISVQVKKKNLTISDLKKIFKESFLEPSNGLMIVGSNFNQELDQLIKLRDQYRNVIESDFDETFKQNIALEFHEKIFSLGLEQEKDIFINSEYKCFPEQTIDAILLATVWTWAENQQISININQFLNSLKVELQTLRSKRGHIGLNDIDRLIQVHSVQSVASKIIKEIYQNQVINSSQILSVLGDTQEAILKPLEDKLNFTDELIKKGEYKEALDIYKSLVTFYPKEEIFLQCAALNEMCKKFEEAVKYSNSVLSINSLNYAANFIKGTSLGALKRYTEAVQQLEYALTIKRTPELYYNLAHIFWLNNDNQNAINNYKLCLELNNSFSSAHLNISICYFENMDLEMSLYHVNQAILIEPNMYQAYARKGELYRFLGLYDDAIHYFEECLLRDKANYQALLGISLSFVEKGCLSEGIIHFKNFFYHYYDQFFNSNDTVGKKVGIIDIGKNGTSLTTIELAGENQLNIYVKETCLPVSIQKRNDFIFLGALELSDHTGSALYPAIGKVYENQQQFKSVLEQIKKSVDLFQFFDQQLYIDMDNNIDVNLTEREKYVLIEITFNNKYHITGITNEKSGGLESFLDNLEKCGQFRIHLECFESKEVFVIDGLKDINISLFTKEH, from the coding sequence ATGAATGAAAAACCACCATACTTTGGAAAGAAATTATCCGGAGGTGCTTATAATTCTTCGGGATTAATCTATCAAGATATTTCTGCAATAATTTGCTTCTTTGAATACATAAATAGGGGCAACACTGTAAAAAGCTTAAGTATTGAAACAATTAATGACTTTGTAATTCATCAAGAAAATACTTTTATTTCTGTTCAGGTAAAGAAAAAAAATTTAACTATATCTGATTTGAAGAAAATATTCAAAGAATCATTTCTTGAACCAAGTAATGGCTTAATGATTGTTGGCTCAAATTTTAATCAAGAACTGGATCAGTTAATAAAATTAAGAGATCAATATCGCAACGTAATAGAGTCAGATTTTGATGAAACGTTTAAACAAAATATCGCCTTAGAATTTCATGAAAAAATATTTAGTTTAGGATTGGAACAGGAAAAAGATATTTTTATAAATAGTGAATATAAATGTTTTCCAGAACAAACCATTGATGCTATTCTTTTAGCAACTGTTTGGACATGGGCTGAAAACCAACAGATTTCAATTAATATTAACCAGTTTCTAAATAGTTTAAAAGTAGAGTTACAAACTTTAAGAAGTAAAAGAGGACACATTGGTTTAAATGATATAGATAGATTAATTCAAGTTCATTCAGTTCAATCAGTAGCTAGTAAGATAATAAAAGAAATTTACCAAAATCAAGTAATAAATTCTTCTCAAATACTTTCAGTTTTAGGGGATACCCAGGAAGCTATCTTAAAACCTTTAGAAGATAAACTGAATTTTACAGATGAGTTAATTAAAAAAGGAGAGTATAAAGAAGCGCTGGATATCTATAAAAGTTTAGTGACATTCTATCCGAAGGAAGAAATATTTCTTCAATGCGCTGCTCTTAACGAAATGTGTAAAAAATTTGAAGAAGCTGTTAAATATAGTAATAGTGTGTTATCAATAAATTCATTAAATTATGCAGCGAATTTCATAAAAGGGACATCCTTAGGAGCGCTTAAAAGGTATACTGAAGCAGTTCAACAATTAGAATATGCACTAACCATCAAAAGAACCCCTGAATTATATTACAATTTAGCTCATATCTTTTGGCTTAATAATGATAATCAAAATGCTATTAATAATTATAAATTATGTCTTGAATTAAACAATAGTTTTTCTTCAGCTCACTTAAATATCAGTATTTGTTATTTTGAAAATATGGACCTAGAAATGTCCTTATATCATGTCAATCAAGCAATTCTCATAGAACCTAATATGTACCAGGCATATGCTCGTAAGGGGGAATTATATAGATTTCTAGGGTTATACGACGATGCAATACATTATTTTGAAGAATGTTTGTTAAGGGATAAAGCAAATTATCAAGCCCTCCTCGGAATTTCCCTTAGTTTTGTTGAGAAAGGATGCCTTTCTGAAGGAATTATTCATTTTAAGAACTTCTTTTACCATTATTATGATCAATTTTTCAATTCTAATGATACTGTTGGAAAGAAAGTTGGTATTATTGATATAGGTAAGAATGGAACATCACTTACTACAATTGAACTTGCAGGAGAAAATCAATTAAATATTTATGTTAAAGAAACCTGCTTACCCGTTTCAATACAAAAAAGAAATGATTTTATTTTTCTCGGCGCTTTAGAGCTTTCAGATCATACTGGATCTGCTTTATATCCAGCTATAGGTAAAGTATATGAGAATCAACAACAATTCAAAAGTGTACTTGAACAAATAAAAAAATCAGTCGACTTATTTCAATTTTTTGACCAACAATTGTATATTGATATGGACAATAACATTGATGTAAACCTGACAGAACGTGAAAAATACGTACTAATTGAAATTACATTTAATAATAAATATCACATAACAGGAATTACAAATGAAAAATCTGGTGGGTTAGAATCATTTTTGGATAATCTAGAAAAGTGCGGACAATTCCGGATTCACTTAGAATGTTTTGAATCAAAAGAAGTGTTTGTTATCGATGGATTAAAAGATATTAATATTTCTTTATTTACAAAAGAACACTGA
- a CDS encoding Fic family protein, translating into MFDEINRKKAALDTARPLPKYTLKGLREKMLLEWTYNSNAIEGNTLTINETKIVLEGITVGGKTMREHLEVINHRDAIQYVEDIVHKSDPLSEWQIKNLHRLVLKGIDDEYAGVYRDQQVFISGAQHTPPAHYLISEKMMQMMNWYHDEGVKLHPVVRGAMLHAIFVGIHPFIDGNGRTSRLLLNLELMKDGYPPVVIKVKNRLAYYEALDLSHTKEDYSDFIQLVAEEVEDSLDLYLSAISKN; encoded by the coding sequence ATGTTTGATGAAATCAATCGTAAAAAGGCCGCATTAGATACAGCACGGCCATTACCAAAATACACATTAAAAGGCCTCAGAGAAAAGATGTTGCTTGAATGGACTTATAATTCAAATGCAATTGAAGGTAATACACTCACTATTAATGAAACGAAAATAGTGTTAGAAGGAATAACTGTAGGTGGAAAAACTATGCGAGAACACCTAGAAGTTATAAACCATCGTGATGCTATTCAGTATGTTGAGGATATTGTACATAAAAGTGATCCCTTATCTGAATGGCAAATTAAAAATTTGCATCGGCTAGTACTTAAAGGAATTGATGATGAATATGCTGGGGTTTATCGTGATCAACAAGTATTCATATCGGGTGCACAACATACTCCTCCAGCACATTACTTGATTTCTGAAAAAATGATGCAAATGATGAATTGGTATCATGACGAAGGAGTTAAACTTCATCCAGTCGTACGTGGTGCAATGTTACACGCTATTTTTGTTGGTATTCATCCATTTATCGATGGAAATGGAAGAACATCACGCTTATTGTTAAATTTAGAGCTGATGAAGGATGGGTATCCACCAGTTGTTATAAAAGTAAAAAATCGATTAGCATATTATGAGGCACTTGATTTATCACATACAAAAGAGGATTATTCTGATTTTATCCAATTGGTTGCTGAAGAAGTAGAAGATTCTCTGGATTTATATTTAAGCGCAATTAGCAAAAACTGA
- the hepT gene encoding type VII toxin-antitoxin system HepT family RNase toxin translates to MKNDVILNKINVIERCVKRVKEEYDNNPENLQNITKQDSIILNLQRACEASIDLAMHIVIEKKIGLPQNSLDAFTLLETAYILPSSIVQKMKFLVGFRNIAVYDFQETNLSTLQRLVEDHLIDFMEYTRSLLLY, encoded by the coding sequence ATGAAGAATGATGTAATTCTAAATAAAATCAACGTTATTGAACGTTGTGTTAAACGAGTCAAAGAAGAATATGACAATAATCCCGAAAATCTACAAAATATCACTAAGCAAGACTCTATCATCCTTAACTTGCAACGTGCGTGTGAAGCAAGTATTGATTTGGCGATGCATATTGTTATTGAAAAGAAAATTGGTTTGCCGCAAAATAGTCTAGATGCTTTTACATTATTAGAAACAGCCTATATTCTCCCCTCTTCAATCGTTCAAAAAATGAAGTTTTTAGTGGGTTTTAGAAATATTGCTGTTTACGATTTTCAAGAAACCAATTTATCTACCTTACAAAGATTAGTTGAAGATCATTTGATAGACTTTATGGAATATACAAGATCACTACTATTATATTAA
- the xerS gene encoding tyrosine recombinase XerS, which translates to MSLLANTRQHQKHKEKYKALYSQMPEYVKDYIFAMEDNKRSPSTLLNYLLDYQDFFKWLIQEGISEADHLNDIHHDILATLPLELAKAYFRKLEEEEYNVSKHEKKTRSKSIINRKKSALRSLFKYLTTQYEGNDGEPLFHRNVMQKIPVIKEKESLNSRSNKMADAIFQDDSDIDFLYYVKNDYEKGLSNRQLSYFLRDKERDYAILSLLLGSGIRVNEIAEIRIRDLNFEKSTISVMRKGDKKDIVTVFAEVMEDIEAYLHIRNKRYKGTNAEHEYLFLSKYNKGFSPATVRTIQDLVRKYTKAFNKGKRSMSPHKLRHTYATNLMDETKDLSLVMEQLGHTSETTALLYVHTSQEKARKAAEALSERRKRLKDADKDIF; encoded by the coding sequence ATGTCTTTATTGGCCAATACCAGACAACATCAAAAACACAAAGAAAAATATAAAGCATTATACTCTCAAATGCCAGAATATGTTAAGGATTATATATTTGCTATGGAGGACAACAAGCGGTCTCCCTCCACCCTATTAAATTATTTATTAGATTATCAAGATTTTTTTAAATGGTTAATACAGGAAGGAATCTCAGAAGCAGATCATTTAAACGACATTCATCATGATATTTTAGCTACCCTCCCCCTTGAGTTAGCGAAAGCATACTTTAGGAAGTTGGAAGAAGAAGAATATAATGTTTCTAAGCATGAAAAGAAAACTCGTTCAAAGTCTATCATTAACAGGAAGAAATCAGCTTTACGTTCTCTTTTTAAATACCTAACGACTCAATATGAGGGTAACGATGGTGAGCCACTATTTCATCGTAATGTTATGCAAAAAATACCTGTCATAAAAGAAAAAGAATCATTAAATTCCCGAAGTAATAAAATGGCAGATGCTATCTTTCAGGACGATTCTGATATTGATTTCCTATATTATGTTAAAAATGATTATGAGAAAGGGCTTTCTAATCGTCAACTATCCTATTTTTTAAGAGATAAAGAAAGAGATTACGCCATCCTCTCCCTTCTTCTAGGTAGCGGTATACGTGTAAACGAGATTGCTGAAATTAGAATTAGAGATCTTAACTTTGAAAAGAGTACAATATCTGTTATGAGAAAAGGTGATAAGAAAGATATTGTGACTGTCTTTGCAGAGGTTATGGAAGATATAGAGGCATATTTACATATAAGGAATAAGCGATATAAGGGTACTAATGCAGAGCATGAATACTTGTTTCTCTCAAAATATAATAAAGGTTTCTCCCCTGCTACAGTTAGAACAATTCAAGATCTAGTACGAAAATATACTAAAGCGTTTAATAAAGGAAAACGCAGCATGTCTCCTCATAAATTACGTCATACATATGCGACTAATCTAATGGACGAAACTAAGGACCTCTCCCTCGTTATGGAGCAGCTTGGACACACTTCTGAAACTACGGCATTATTATATGTTCATACCAGTCAAGAGAAAGCTCGTAAAGCCGCCGAAGCGTTATCTGAGCGTAGGAAACGTTTAAAAGACGCTGATAAGGATATTTTTTAA
- a CDS encoding recombinase family protein codes for MKFGYMRVSTFDQNLDRQKKQLEEFGCDRIFFEKVTGTKRERPELNRMLEFLRMNDTVVVTDLTRLSRSTKDLIEITELISQKGAHLKSLKESWLDTTTAHGKMLFTIFAGIAQFERDLTSERTKEGILAARKRGKYPGRPKTDEEKVKYALYLMDQGLSRTDAAEKAGISRMTLYRKMQNNNKIE; via the coding sequence ATGAAGTTTGGCTATATGCGTGTTTCTACATTTGATCAAAATTTGGATCGCCAAAAGAAACAACTTGAAGAATTTGGGTGTGATCGCATTTTCTTTGAAAAAGTAACCGGTACAAAACGAGAGCGACCGGAGTTGAATCGTATGTTGGAATTTTTGCGAATGAACGATACGGTTGTTGTGACGGATCTGACTCGTCTATCCCGTTCTACGAAAGACCTTATTGAAATTACAGAACTCATCTCACAAAAGGGAGCGCATTTAAAAAGTTTAAAGGAATCCTGGCTTGATACAACAACAGCACATGGGAAAATGTTGTTTACTATCTTTGCAGGTATTGCTCAATTTGAGAGAGATTTAACTTCTGAACGGACAAAAGAAGGGATTCTGGCTGCAAGGAAACGAGGAAAATATCCTGGAAGACCGAAAACCGATGAGGAAAAGGTTAAGTATGCCTTGTATCTTATGGACCAAGGGTTGAGTCGTACTGATGCTGCCGAGAAGGCTGGTATTTCTCGCATGACTTTGTATCGTAAGATGCAAAATAACAATAAAATCGAGTAG